CGGTAAGGTCTGCTTCAATTTCTTTATCAGCAGTTTTTACGTTAAGTATCCTTCCAATATTCTTTTTGTACTGCCTTGGGTTGGTAAGCGGGCTTGTTGCCCCGGCCGAAGCCACCTCCAGCGAAAAATCTTCTTCTTCCCTGTCGAGATTGTGCTCTATGGCCCTGCTCACATCGATGCAGTCCTGGAGGTTTACCCCATTATCGCCATCAAGCGTTACCATGATCTTGTTTGCCCCGGTAATGGAAAAGTCTATTAAAAACAGCGAAGGCCGCTCTTCAAGGGCCTTTTCCAGCAATGCGGCCACTTTTTCCTTAAATGTCATATCTGTATAAAAAGAGGGGACTCCTGTCCCCTCATTATTTAGTATTTATTAAATAACCGTGCAAATATACTACTTTTTTTTATATCTTTAAAATCATTGCATAAATCTTGAAAATCATTGGGTAATGTAAAATTTATGCTTACCTTTATTGTCTTAATTTTCCAACCAAATTCCTGTTAAATTTTACATTACAACAATTACATTTTACAAACCATGAAAAAAATCCTAGTACCTACCGATTTCTCAGACCACGCCGAATATGCCCTGAAAGTAGCTGCTCAAATTGCACGTAAAAATAACGGCGAAATATACATTTTACACATGCTGGAGCTGCCTCACCTCGCAAGCGACGGGATTGGCGAAAGCAACGCAGTAGGCACCAGTTCGGCCCTGCCGGAAGTTATGTTCTTTATGCAAAAGACGCGTGAGCGCTTTGAAGAGATACTTAGCCAGCCCTACCTTGAAGGCATCACGGTGGTTGAGGCGATACAGTTCGAAAAAGCATTTGATGGCATTATAACACACAGTAAAAAACATGATATCGACCTTATAGTGATGGGCTCCCATGGTGCTAGCGGCTTCCACGAAATGTTCATCGGCTCCAACACCGAGAAAGTGGTAAGGACGTCTGACGTACCGGTTTTGGTCATCAAAAAAGAAGAAGGCGAGTTCAACCCGCAGAAATTCGTGTTCGCTTCGGACTTCTCAGACGAAATTAAAAAACCATTTGAAAAAGCAGTTTATTTCGCCAACAGCTTCGGAGTACACATGCACCTGGTACTGATTAATACACCAAGCGATTTCAAATCGACACACGCTGCCGAAAAGAGGATGCACGACTTTGCTTCGAAATTCAGCATAGACAACGGATACACCTCACATGTTTATAATGATGTGAATGTAGAAAAAGGGATACTGCATTTTGCCAACAGCGTAAATGCCGACCTTATAGGAATGTCTACACACGGAAGGCACGGGCTTTCCCACTTCTTTAACGGAAGCATCAGCGAAGACCTTGTAAACCATTCGGTACGCCCGGTAATCACGTTCAGGATATGATCTTATAAAAGAACTATAAAGTAGCTCTGCAAACCCCAAAGACTTAACATCCTTTGGGGTTTTTGTTTGTAATAAGACTCTTAAAATCCTACCCCCGACCCCTCTCCCAAGGAAAAGGGAGCGAGACGTGCCGACAGGGCGTGACAAGTTATAAACGTACAGGTTTGCCAACTTTATACTAAAAGGCAATCCCCACAACTTTTGGTATTGCTACGTTTTAGTATTGATCCTCCAAATCCTTCGCGGCTCCTTCGCAATAGTAAACAAAAAAGCCTCCCATTTCTGAGAGGCTTTTTTGTTGACCCACTAGGACTCGAACCTAGAACGACTGAACCAAAATCAGCTGTGTTACC
Above is a genomic segment from Flavobacterium album containing:
- the rimP gene encoding ribosome assembly cofactor RimP, coding for MTFKEKVAALLEKALEERPSLFLIDFSITGANKIMVTLDGDNGVNLQDCIDVSRAIEHNLDREEEDFSLEVASAGATSPLTNPRQYKKNIGRILNVKTADKEIEADLTDANEEFIVLEWTAREPKQIGKGKETVQKREEIPYQDIKQAVVVIKF
- a CDS encoding universal stress protein — protein: MKKILVPTDFSDHAEYALKVAAQIARKNNGEIYILHMLELPHLASDGIGESNAVGTSSALPEVMFFMQKTRERFEEILSQPYLEGITVVEAIQFEKAFDGIITHSKKHDIDLIVMGSHGASGFHEMFIGSNTEKVVRTSDVPVLVIKKEEGEFNPQKFVFASDFSDEIKKPFEKAVYFANSFGVHMHLVLINTPSDFKSTHAAEKRMHDFASKFSIDNGYTSHVYNDVNVEKGILHFANSVNADLIGMSTHGRHGLSHFFNGSISEDLVNHSVRPVITFRI